The following nucleotide sequence is from Cardiocondyla obscurior isolate alpha-2009 linkage group LG10, Cobs3.1, whole genome shotgun sequence.
tcagTCGACACTTGATAATAAACGTTCCgcgtaacgcgagaaaaaCATCCGGGGACAAAAAACGTTACTTTCGTAGCCCTTTCGAAAGAGTAATAAAGATTAAACGTTCGCTTTCCAGATATCCGAGTCTATGTTTGATTGTTAtctgaaagaaagaaatccTCCCATTCACGGGACGTAAAATTGTATTCCGAGTGCGATCGGCCGTGATATCGATACGGTGTCCCCCCATTCAACAAAATCAGACATTCATACGAAACACTTGATTCACGCCGCTCTGAATAGAAAAACTCCTTCCGAGATATCGTGTTGCAAGCTAGGAACGCGCACTGATTAACGATTATGCGGCAGGCTCTCCTCGCGCGTTATCAGATCGATGGAATGTCGCGGGATCGATAGCGTTGTTTCATCTCGTTCGAATAGTAATGCCTTTGGTTTTCACTCCGGTATTTGCTCGTTCAATAATGACTGAAACTCCGCGACACGTATACCCGTGACATAACAgcgtaacataaaattaaattaacacataattaattacataatattaaatttaattaatcttaatattagtttttttttttatgtaattttatgtaacattaaGGTACGTAATTGGCATCTGTACGTTGGCGTTTAGCTTTCGCAAAATGTTTTGCTAAGTATTTTGTAGCGCGTTTTAGTGATCACTGCGCGTAATCAACGTGTTAAAATTACACGACACGGAGAGAACGCTCGATAGCGAACGGGGAACCCGACTCTCCGGCATGTTTAATGGCGAATCAAATTGATGCCATGCGGCAAGTGGCTGTGATTCATTACGGATGGCGCAGAGTGTAAAGTCGAGCATTTACGCGACAATAACTTTTCCTGTAGAGAGATTAAAAACCGCGTTGTAAGGTCCGAAGTGCCGCTACGTCATGGTGCCCGCGTAGCGACGAGCGAAATCGCGTGTGCCGAGTACGCGTGCACTTTTATGCATTTCGCAGTCGCGGAGGTAAATCGTGCCATTGTTGTGCGACACACGCTAACGCATTGTATACTTTCAGATTGATCTGAGGATCGACCGTCCAGCTTTTCGGACGCTAAGGCGAGCGACTGCGATCCGACGCGTAAACTTGACGTGCCGTGCGAAACGCGACGAGATTAATCGCAAGGCTAGCGATAACGCGATGGGACGATAGCGATGTTCCGGCAACGAAGTTCAAAGTTGTATCGATCAGCCGGAATGGGGCAGTTTGCTGGCTGGTGGCTGATCGCGGTCGCCGCTGTATTAATCTCGACGGGAGCGGCCCTTGAAGGACCGAACATATGCACCCGGCAGGACACGTAAGCATTTAagctttttataatttaataacgaggaaaaatataatcgatacgaatcttgattaatttaacagaaaagaaaaaaaaatgacgtttTTTTTCGCTTGATGATCTAATcatatttatatgaatattgaAAAGTaaggaaaattaatgatataatatttaacgtaatgatattaaaataaatagaatgcTGAATTTCTCAGAGTTAATGATTCGGAGAAATTTACTCTTTATTAGTTTCTAGAATATCGACTGGTAATAGTAATCAATTTTCTACACTTTATTTCAATTCAGTAAACTGCTCGTCAATTATTTACCGATTGTGTTAACGTCTCAGTGATGTAACTGTCTTAATCAGTTATTGCGAATTGACTACAACCTGCTGTTCGCTTATTAAACAGCACGGCGTTATCATCGGTGGAATTTACAAGGGAGTATATCATTTCAGGTATACGATAACGGTGAAGGTGTCCGAGCAGAAACCATACACTGTGCGAGAGAACACGTGGTGCTTCAGTTTCCCACCGAGATGTTCCAAATACAAAGTCGTCTACAGAACAGTCTACAAAGAACAGGTCGGTTATTTAATCCGTATCTATAAAATACTTTCTAATTTTACAGAGAGGTCCAATCTGGATTTGTCTTTTCTGTTTACTATCGTGGAGCAATAGCGAgcttggaaaataaaaaaaaaaagagaaaaaaaccGCAGTAAAACGATTATTGGTTGAACGGTGCAAGTTACAATCCATAATTGCGCAATTTCTTGCAGGAATTGACAAAACAAAGACCCGTGGAAGAATGCTGCAAAGGCTACGCGGAGACCACAAATGGTGAGCGTTGCATTCCGGTTTGTTCGGAGGATTGCCGCCACGGTACTTGTATCGCGCCTGACGTCTGCAAATGTGAGTCCGGATACGGCGGTCCGTTATGCGACTTCAGTAAGTGTAGCCTTATTTTTCTATACTAATAATGCCAGCGGGGCACGCATTCCAGAACAGCCAAACACTAAAATCTTTGTTGCGCGCTTCGTTTACGGTGCAACAAGCCTAACATGAATGATAACGCGTTAGGTTGACACGTAGAGATAACAAGTATTTTTGTTATCTTATACgttggaaaagaaaatttgtatTGTAACGATAATGACACTTCGAGTTTAGAAAATAACACGGAATTTCCAAGAATATTTACAttgaagaattatttttaaaacttgaaaaaatacACGGTCATCACCCTAAGccagcgagaaaaaaaaaaaaaaaaaaaaaaaaaagtttatttaagcGATACGTATACGAgatagtttatttttaactctCGTGTTAACAGGGTGCCCATTGGGTAAATGGGGCAGAGATTGCGAGATGGATTGCAAGTGCCAGAACGGTGCCACGTGTGATCCGTTCGACGGCAAGTGCATGTGTACCAGAGGCTGGACCAATGTATACTGCGATCAAAAGTGTCTTCCTGACCGCTATGGGCAAGACTGTGCCGAGAAGTGCCGTTGCAGAAACGGCGGTAGTTGTCATCATATCTCTGGCGAATGCCACTGTGCTCCCGGTTACACTGGGCCACTGTGAgttctaaattttataaattattataattattttcagtatttattaaatattgtttaaatatatttttatatatatatatatatatatatatatatatatatgtttgtgTTGTGCTTATATTATGCAGATGCGACGATTTTTGCCCAATGGGCAAGCACGGCGAAGAATGCAAGTCGGAATGCCGTTGTCAGAACGGCGGATCCTGCAACCCTAGGACCGGCGAATGTTACTGCACGCCTGGCTGGACGGTATGCGGGATTTTATGCAATCGAGTATCAAACATACTTTACGTCCCTCGCATAAATTTACATTCacaaatacaatatttttcacaGGGTAGGGTTTGTGCAAATCGGTGCCCGAATGGTTTCTGGGGCAAGAATTGCTCTCAGACCTGCGACTGTTACAACGAAGGCGGTTGCGACCACATTTCAGGCGAATGTCAATGCAAACCAGGTTTCTACGGCAACAAAGTATGTGAATATTGATTATTctgataaaacaattaaaaaaaaagttttttatagaaataattaatattttattcttctttcaACGCGATAAACAGTGCCTAAATATTTGTCCCGAGGGCACGTTTGGATTAAATTGCACAAACAAGTGCTCCTGTGAAAATGCTGCTACATGTGATTCAGTTAACGGCACCTGTATATGCGGGCCAGGTTGGATTGGTAAAACGTGCACCCAACGAGCCTGCGCAGATGATTTGTACGGTTTTCATTGTGAAAAGGTGAATTTTGGCTTTTTGGAAagatcaatattaaaaatgatgtttttttattaattgtaaattaaacttaatttacaGGTCTGCGaatgtgaaaaagaaaataccgCGCTATGTCATCCGTGGACCGGACAATGTTCCTGCAAGATGGGATGGGACGGCGAAACCTGCGCCAGACCGTGTCCCTTCTACACATTCGGAAAGGGTTGCGAGAATCGTTGCAACTGCAAGAACAACGCGCAGTGCTCACCCATCGACGGCACTTGCATCTGTGCAGCCGGATATCGTGGGAAGGATTGTGCCGAACTCTGTCCTGCAAACACATTCGGAGAGGATTGCGCGCAGAAGTGCGCCTGCAAGAACGGAGCCAGTTGCTCACCTGAGAACGGACGTTGCAACTGCACGGCTGGTAagcgtaattttatttaatttaaataattacattcgatgatttgtaattataaacaCGTTTAGAAGAAACTTTTGAGATTATTGCACTTATTTAAAACagtaaatttatcaaatagtTGATGTTAACATTTATGTCATGTTTTAAACGTAAACATTTAATccttcttaattatatttattatctcaaAGTCATGTTAACATTATTTCATAATACTTTTGCATGATATCGAACagctttgatattttttatacccATTTTTATTGCTCGTCTGTAGAACTTATCACACTTAGAATTACTAGTTACTCTTAgtatgattatttattaaagtctTGCTAAATATTTCCGATGAAGAAAAGATTCGACATCGGTAAGTACAAACACAAATTATACGTATTTCTCTGACATTTTGCCAGGATGGGTCGGTGTCTTGTGCGACCGTCCGTGCGATAACAAGTCCTTTGGCAAGGATTGTGAAGGCAAATGCAACTGTTTTAACAATGCGGCTTGCAACCCGCAAAATGGTAAGACGATTGAGAATAGTGACCCTCTTAATTCGAATTTTCGTGATGGAGCTAATCAAATTTTCTAtcatatacttaaaaaaaaaaaaatatacaatgaAATACGCGACAAGTTCTCCCATCTTGAAACTTTTTCTTAGCACTGCACCTAGAAca
It contains:
- the Drpr gene encoding multiple EGF like domains draper isoform X1; the encoded protein is MFRQRSSKLYRSAGMGQFAGWWLIAVAAVLISTGAALEGPNICTRQDTYTITVKVSEQKPYTVRENTWCFSFPPRCSKYKVVYRTVYKEQELTKQRPVEECCKGYAETTNGERCIPVCSEDCRHGTCIAPDVCKCESGYGGPLCDFRCPLGKWGRDCEMDCKCQNGATCDPFDGKCMCTRGWTNVYCDQKCLPDRYGQDCAEKCRCRNGGSCHHISGECHCAPGYTGPLCDDFCPMGKHGEECKSECRCQNGGSCNPRTGECYCTPGWTGRVCANRCPNGFWGKNCSQTCDCYNEGGCDHISGECQCKPGFYGNKCLNICPEGTFGLNCTNKCSCENAATCDSVNGTCICGPGWIGKTCTQRACADDLYGFHCEKVCECEKENTALCHPWTGQCSCKMGWDGETCARPCPFYTFGKGCENRCNCKNNAQCSPIDGTCICAAGYRGKDCAELCPANTFGEDCAQKCACKNGASCSPENGRCNCTAGWVGVLCDRPCDNKSFGKDCEGKCNCFNNAACNPQNGTCTCAAGFTGTLCQDRCKKGFFGNGCNQNCDCVEENTVDCDSTTGYCNCKPEWRGIRCETKCPEGLYGEDCHSHCECMNNSSCDPTTGSCVCARGWEGPNCSQPCKEGWYGLGCKEKCPQKMNGNMTCDHVTGQYVCRPGYLGLTCEHPCPPNRYGLNCANHCHCKNGGECHHVTGVCQCRPGWQGEYCQTPCAEGTYGVNCTQHCKCQNGGKCRSNDGHCRCPPGWTGTRCTEICPEGYYGDHCMEPCECKNDFFMCHPADGCICRHGYTGENCDEQLFSHNIQEKEDGGYGHIVGVVFATIVIIGVLLAAWMYHRRRVADLKSEIAQVQYTAEPVSPPERNQFDNPVYAYQGSSKFDDGTTTLLNNFQFRNNFHKNINTEKAKFGLSTDDEDDCKGAYGLQYDLKNRDADMGNPNLNVYHSIDENDGKKVEHVYDEIKQNNESEYDELNQPRPVSWNIKPHSSLVANGFLPKPRDTPGSSKMIDKDPELGET
- the Drpr gene encoding multiple EGF like domains draper isoform X2 — protein: MFRQRSSKLYRSAGMGQFAGWWLIAVAAVLISTGAALEGPNICTRQDTYTITVKVSEQKPYTVRENTWCFSFPPRCSKYKVVYRTVYKEQELTKQRPVEECCKGYAETTNGERCIPVCSEDCRHGTCIAPDVCKCESGYGGPLCDFRCPLGKWGRDCEMDCKCQNGATCDPFDGKCMCTRGWTNVYCDQKCLPDRYGQDCAEKCRCRNGGSCHHISGECHCAPGYTGPLCDDFCPMGKHGEECKSECRCQNGGSCNPRTGECYCTPGWTGRVCANRCPNGFWGKNCSQTCDCYNEGGCDHISGECQCKPGFYGNKCLNICPEGTFGLNCTNKCSCENAATCDSVNGTCICGPGWIGKTCTQRACADDLYGFHCEKVCECEKENTALCHPWTGQCSCKMGWDGETCARPCPFYTFGKGCENRCNCKNNAQCSPIDGTCICAAGYRGKDCAELCPANTFGEDCAQKCACKNGASCSPENGRCNCTAGNMTCDHVTGQYVCRPGYLGLTCEHPCPPNRYGLNCANHCHCKNGGECHHVTGVCQCRPGWQGEYCQTPCAEGTYGVNCTQHCKCQNGGKCRSNDGHCRCPPGWTGTRCTEICPEGYYGDHCMEPCECKNDFFMCHPADGCICRHGYTGENCDEQLFSHNIQEKEDGGYGHIVGVVFATIVIIGVLLAAWMYHRRRVADLKSEIAQVQYTAEPVSPPERNQFDNPVYAYQGSSKFDDGTTTLLNNFQFRNNFHKNINTEKAKFGLSTDDEDDCKGAYGLQYDLKNRDADMGNPNLNVYHSIDENDGKKVEHVYDEIKQNNESEYDELNQPRPVSWNIKPHSSLVANGFLPKPRDTPGSSKMIDKDPELGET